The region AGCGGCCTCCGGCATGCCGGTCATCCCTACAATGTCACAGCCATCGCGCTGGAGCCGCCGTATCTCGGCTGCGGTTTCCAGGCGCGGGCCCTGGGTGATCGCGTGCACGCCATGGGGGCTGTGAGCAATCGACTGGCGCGCCATCACGCCGACCAGCTTCTTGCGCAGACTCTCATCATAGGGATAGCTGAAATCGATATGCGTGACGTGCTCGAGATCCACCTCGAAAAAACTGCTGTCACGGCCCCAGGTGTAATCGATTAACTGGTCAGGCACGCAAAAGTGTCCTGAACCCATCGCACTATGGATGCCGCCGACGGCGTTCACCGCGATCACTGCGTCAGCGCCAGCCTCTTTCAGAGCCCAGATGTTGGCTCGGTAATTGATCTTGTGAGGAGGCAGACGATGCGGATTTCCGTGACGCACCAGAAACAACACTTCACGGCCGGCCAGCAAACCTTTCATGACCGGTCCGGACGCTCGGCCAAACGGAGTCGATGGGTCCAGCTCGGCGGTCACCTGGAGCTCCTCCAGCTGGCTCAGCCCAGTGCCACCGATGATCGCGACGCTGTCCATCAGAGCAGCTCCAGGCGTTTCAGCAAGCTGGTTGCCTGCAGCCAGGCGGGAGACGACTTGTACTCTACACCGGGGCGCTGACGGGCTAGCATTCGGCCAAGATTATCAGGCGGTTGCACGCCAATCTTTTGGACGTGCACCAGTGCCTGCTCCGCAGCGTCGCGATCGTTACACACCAGCAACATATCGCAGCCAGAATGCAACGCCGCATCAACACGCTCGCTCATCCCGCCCACCGCGTGGGCACCAGCCATGGTCAGGTCATCACTGAAAATGACTCCTTCAAAAGCCATCTCGGCGCGCAGGATGTCTTGCAGCCAGCGCCGAGAAAAACCGGCTGGCAGCTCATCTACAGCGGGATAGACGACGTGAGCGGGCATGATTCCGTCAAGTCGGGAGGCTAACGCTGCG is a window of Pseudomonas sp. gcc21 DNA encoding:
- a CDS encoding S-methyl-5'-thioinosine phosphorylase, with amino-acid sequence MDSVAIIGGTGLSQLEELQVTAELDPSTPFGRASGPVMKGLLAGREVLFLVRHGNPHRLPPHKINYRANIWALKEAGADAVIAVNAVGGIHSAMGSGHFCVPDQLIDYTWGRDSSFFEVDLEHVTHIDFSYPYDESLRKKLVGVMARQSIAHSPHGVHAITQGPRLETAAEIRRLQRDGCDIVGMTGMPEAALARELGLPYACLALVVNPAAGTHPDMISMESMERVVAAGMEQVRNILTRVITEA